Proteins encoded within one genomic window of Streptomyces kaniharaensis:
- a CDS encoding phytoene desaturase family protein: protein MTSAVVVGGGPNGLAAAALLAKAGLQVTLLEAADEIGGGTRSHEAILPGLLHDHCSAVHPMAVTSPALRALDLERHGLRWRLADVDCVHPLDDGTAGVLLRSVEETADGLRRDGRPYRALLAPSVRHWDALAPDVMGPLLRIPVHPLRLARFGLPTALPATVLARLFRTPEARALWAGVAAHAFRPLTHPFSSAIGLGLLTAGHAAGWAVAEGGSQAISRAMAEVLRLHGGRIHTGVRVTDRAQIPPADVTLLDLDPAQVAALYGDRLPPHVRAAYRRFRRGPGAYKLDLAVEGGVPWTNEQARRAGTVHVGGPLAEVAQAERDVTAGRMPERPFVLVGQQYLADPARSVGDVHPVWAYAHVPHGYDGDATEAILRQIERFAPGVRERVVGQRVTRPADFAAANANFTGGDILTGARTIPQLLLGARPALDPYSTGVPGVFLCSAATPPGPGAHGMCGAGAAASALRRLGVPPA from the coding sequence GTGACGTCCGCGGTCGTCGTCGGTGGCGGGCCCAACGGGCTCGCCGCCGCGGCGCTCCTCGCGAAGGCCGGGCTGCAGGTCACGCTCCTGGAGGCCGCGGACGAGATCGGCGGCGGCACCCGCAGCCACGAGGCGATCCTGCCCGGACTGCTGCACGACCACTGCTCGGCCGTCCACCCCATGGCCGTCACGTCCCCCGCCCTGCGCGCTCTCGACCTGGAACGCCATGGGCTGCGCTGGCGGCTGGCGGACGTCGACTGCGTCCACCCGCTCGACGACGGGACGGCCGGGGTCCTGCTGCGCTCCGTCGAGGAGACCGCCGACGGGCTCCGCCGCGACGGCAGGCCCTACCGGGCTCTCCTCGCACCCTCGGTGCGTCACTGGGACGCGCTCGCACCGGACGTGATGGGCCCGCTGCTGCGGATCCCCGTCCACCCGCTGCGGCTCGCGCGCTTCGGCCTGCCGACCGCGCTGCCGGCCACCGTCCTGGCGCGCCTGTTCCGCACACCCGAGGCGCGAGCCCTGTGGGCGGGCGTCGCGGCGCACGCGTTCCGCCCGCTGACCCACCCGTTCAGCTCGGCGATCGGACTCGGTCTCCTCACCGCGGGCCACGCCGCCGGGTGGGCCGTGGCCGAAGGCGGCTCACAGGCCATCAGCCGTGCGATGGCCGAGGTGCTCCGGCTGCACGGCGGCCGGATCCACACCGGCGTGCGCGTCACCGATCGCGCGCAGATCCCGCCCGCCGACGTGACCCTCCTCGACCTCGACCCCGCCCAGGTCGCCGCCCTCTACGGCGACCGCCTCCCGCCGCACGTGCGCGCCGCCTACCGGCGCTTCCGCCGCGGCCCCGGCGCGTACAAGCTCGACCTGGCCGTGGAGGGCGGCGTGCCCTGGACGAACGAGCAGGCGCGCCGTGCCGGCACCGTCCACGTCGGCGGCCCGCTCGCCGAGGTGGCGCAGGCGGAACGGGACGTGACGGCCGGGCGGATGCCCGAGCGCCCCTTCGTCCTGGTCGGCCAGCAGTACCTGGCCGACCCCGCGCGCTCAGTCGGCGACGTGCACCCGGTCTGGGCCTACGCCCACGTCCCGCACGGCTACGACGGGGACGCCACCGAGGCGATCCTGCGGCAGATCGAGCGCTTCGCCCCGGGCGTCCGCGAACGCGTCGTCGGTCAACGCGTCACCCGCCCCGCCGACTTCGCCGCCGCCAACGCCAACTTCACCGGCGGCGACATCCTCACCGGTGCCAGGACGATCCCCCAACTCCTCCTCGGCGCCCGGCCCGCCCTCGACCCGTACTCCACCGGCGTCCCCGGCGTCTTCCTCTGCTCGGCCGCCACCCCGCCCGGCCCCGGCGCCCACGGCATGTGCGGCGCCGGCGCGGCGGCGTCGGCCCTGCGCCGGCTGGGCGTCCCACCGGCCTGA
- a CDS encoding glycoside hydrolase family 16 protein, with the protein MRLTRQIAVLALTALLILGMAGPAGAATLTQDSLTPTTASPGSPVTATLTVHASSCVRVAQLGVAVRDAAGNNFDYPGSVTNVTICPGGYKLVTGSRTFSAGTYSEFGYFQDFAGVYHNFPALTLIVSPGSGTRGDPSAGKTLVFDEDFNSPMMFGPRWIGDRTSAYEFGNTNPNDDKLDLLSTSAVGVANGSVTFTATPSSTTLPNGKQAWTTGLLTTEGSQEGFQVRTGDYIESRVLLPTGIGAWPALWSWKTGDTEIDKFEFHPDNPNLLELSNRINLASSYYTNSSAVCTNCWVKIGVVYGAGSVDWYVNDVKVFSDGKGVGSSFSSYLILNLSIVSGVYHPAPQNSNPITFSADYVRVFR; encoded by the coding sequence ATGCGCTTAACCAGACAGATAGCCGTGCTCGCCCTGACAGCCCTTCTGATCCTCGGGATGGCCGGCCCGGCAGGTGCCGCCACACTCACGCAGGACAGTCTCACGCCGACCACCGCGTCGCCCGGCTCGCCGGTCACGGCCACGCTGACGGTGCACGCGTCGTCGTGCGTCCGGGTGGCGCAGCTCGGTGTGGCGGTGCGCGATGCGGCCGGGAACAACTTCGACTATCCCGGGTCGGTCACCAACGTCACCATCTGCCCCGGCGGCTACAAGCTCGTCACGGGTTCCCGGACCTTCTCCGCCGGCACGTACAGCGAGTTCGGCTACTTCCAGGACTTCGCCGGCGTCTACCACAACTTCCCCGCGCTCACCCTGATCGTCTCGCCGGGATCGGGGACGCGGGGCGATCCCAGTGCGGGGAAGACCCTGGTGTTCGACGAGGACTTCAACTCGCCGATGATGTTCGGGCCGCGGTGGATCGGCGACCGGACCAGCGCCTACGAGTTCGGCAACACGAATCCGAACGACGACAAGCTCGACCTCCTGAGCACCAGCGCCGTCGGCGTCGCCAACGGGTCCGTCACGTTCACGGCCACGCCCAGTTCCACCACCCTGCCGAACGGCAAGCAGGCGTGGACCACCGGGCTGCTCACCACCGAGGGCTCCCAGGAGGGCTTCCAGGTCCGCACGGGGGACTACATCGAGTCCCGGGTGCTGCTGCCGACCGGTATCGGCGCCTGGCCCGCGCTGTGGAGCTGGAAGACCGGTGACACGGAGATCGACAAGTTCGAGTTCCACCCCGACAACCCGAACCTGCTGGAGCTGTCGAACCGCATCAACCTGGCGAGCAGCTACTACACCAACAGTTCGGCGGTGTGCACGAACTGCTGGGTGAAGATCGGCGTCGTCTACGGCGCCGGCTCGGTCGACTGGTACGTCAACGACGTCAAGGTCTTCTCCGACGGGAAGGGTGTCGGTTCGTCGTTCTCCTCGTACCTGATCCTCAACCTCTCGATCGTCTCGGGTGTCTACCACCCGGCGCCGCAGAACTCGAATCCGATCACCTTCTCCGCCGACTACGTCCGCGTGTTCCGGTGA
- a CDS encoding NUDIX hydrolase family protein, with product MTETTPGWLAPDELESTRAQMPILYVEAVPVRVDDAGEVTQIGLLLRIGPDGTVSRTLVSGRVLHHERIRDALLRNLEKDLGPVALPRIPASLQPFTVAEYFPTLGITEFHDPRQHAVSLAYIVPVSGDCRPRQDALDLVWFSPEEAASPVVQQEMPGGQGVLLKRALAHVGCLS from the coding sequence ATGACGGAAACCACGCCGGGCTGGCTCGCTCCGGACGAACTCGAGTCGACGCGGGCGCAGATGCCGATCCTCTACGTGGAGGCCGTGCCGGTACGCGTCGATGACGCCGGTGAGGTCACCCAGATCGGGCTGCTGCTGCGGATCGGGCCGGACGGGACGGTGAGCCGCACGCTGGTGTCGGGCCGGGTGCTGCACCACGAGCGGATCCGGGACGCGCTCCTGCGGAACCTGGAGAAGGACCTCGGGCCGGTGGCGCTACCGCGGATTCCGGCCTCCCTGCAGCCGTTCACGGTCGCGGAGTACTTCCCGACCCTGGGGATCACCGAGTTCCACGACCCCCGCCAGCACGCGGTGTCCCTCGCCTACATCGTCCCGGTGTCTGGCGACTGCCGGCCGCGGCAGGACGCGCTCGACCTGGTCTGGTTCAGCCCGGAGGAGGCCGCGTCGCCGGTGGTGCAGCAGGAGATGCCGGGCGGGCAGGGAGTGCTGCTCAAGCGGGCGCTCGCGCACGTCGGCTGCCTGAGCTGA
- a CDS encoding DNA polymerase IV yields the protein MSADWVLHVDLDQFIAAVEVARRPELHGRPVVVGGTGDPTARGVVSTASYEARAYGVHSGMPLRVAARRCPQAVFLPVDAPAYREASERFMDTLRRFPVVVEVLGWDEAFVGARTDDPEALAAGIREAVREATGLWCSVGIGDNRLRAKLATGFAKPTAPGGPPAGHTFRLTRENWASVMAGRPTDALWGIGARTARKLAEAGIGTVAELAAADPDALAARFGPVMGPWYRLLAHGVGDAEVTAAPHVARSHSRETTFQHDLVDRADIGRHVAELARRVARDVADEGRPATRVTVKVRFAPFLTRTHGITLPAPTSDPDEITRAALTVLERFDRDRPVRLLGVRAEFGDE from the coding sequence GTGTCCGCGGACTGGGTGCTCCACGTCGACCTCGACCAGTTCATCGCCGCGGTCGAGGTCGCCCGTCGGCCGGAGCTGCACGGGAGGCCGGTCGTGGTCGGCGGCACCGGGGACCCGACCGCGCGCGGGGTGGTGTCCACCGCCTCGTACGAGGCGCGCGCGTACGGGGTCCACTCCGGCATGCCGCTGCGGGTGGCGGCCAGGCGCTGCCCGCAGGCGGTGTTCCTGCCCGTGGACGCGCCGGCCTACCGGGAGGCGTCCGAGCGGTTCATGGACACGCTGCGCCGGTTCCCCGTGGTGGTGGAGGTGCTCGGCTGGGACGAGGCCTTCGTCGGGGCGCGCACCGACGACCCCGAGGCGCTGGCCGCCGGGATCCGGGAGGCCGTACGGGAGGCGACCGGCCTGTGGTGCTCGGTGGGCATCGGGGACAACCGGCTGCGCGCCAAGCTGGCCACCGGCTTCGCCAAGCCGACCGCCCCCGGCGGACCGCCCGCCGGGCACACCTTCCGGCTCACCCGCGAGAACTGGGCGTCCGTCATGGCCGGGCGCCCGACGGACGCGCTCTGGGGGATCGGCGCCAGGACCGCCCGGAAGCTGGCCGAGGCCGGCATCGGGACGGTCGCCGAGCTGGCCGCCGCCGACCCGGACGCGCTGGCCGCCCGGTTCGGCCCGGTCATGGGGCCCTGGTACCGGCTGCTCGCGCACGGCGTCGGCGACGCCGAGGTGACCGCGGCCCCGCACGTCGCGCGCTCGCACAGCCGGGAGACCACCTTCCAGCACGACCTGGTGGATCGCGCCGATATCGGCCGGCACGTCGCCGAACTGGCCCGGCGGGTCGCCCGGGACGTGGCGGACGAAGGCCGCCCGGCCACCCGCGTCACCGTGAAGGTCCGCTTCGCGCCGTTCCTCACCCGCACGCACGGCATCACCCTGCCGGCGCCGACCAGCGACCCCGACGAGATCACCCGCGCCGCGCTGACGGTGCTGGAGCGCTTCGACCGGGACCGTCCGGTCCGGCTGCTCGGCGTACGCGCCGAGTTCGGCGACGAATAG
- a CDS encoding LURP-one-related/scramblase family protein — translation MDLGQKLMNGHQPVQEGVVYDIDEKFFSPTHDFWIKRNGEQVFQVDEKMFSFSGAIALQDVEGNELYRISEKIMTLRDIRYIKRGEQTIATVKKSLFSPLVYKFTVTFENGAEIHVTGNITDHQYAITYGEQEIAHISREWSLLSEHYSVKIIPGQDDALLLTIAACAEAMVLDD, via the coding sequence ATGGACCTGGGCCAGAAGCTGATGAACGGCCACCAGCCGGTCCAGGAGGGCGTCGTCTACGACATCGACGAGAAGTTCTTCTCCCCCACCCACGACTTCTGGATCAAGCGCAACGGCGAGCAGGTCTTCCAGGTCGACGAGAAGATGTTCAGCTTCAGCGGCGCGATCGCCCTCCAGGACGTCGAGGGCAACGAGCTGTACCGGATCTCCGAGAAGATCATGACGCTCCGCGACATCCGCTACATCAAGCGCGGCGAGCAGACCATCGCCACCGTGAAGAAGTCGCTCTTCTCGCCGCTGGTCTACAAGTTCACCGTGACCTTCGAGAACGGCGCGGAGATCCACGTCACCGGCAACATCACCGATCACCAGTACGCCATCACCTACGGCGAGCAGGAGATCGCGCACATCTCCCGCGAGTGGTCGCTGCTGAGCGAGCACTACTCGGTCAAGATCATCCCCGGCCAGGACGACGCGCTGCTCCTCACCATCGCCGCCTGCGCCGAGGCCATGGTCCTCGACGACTGA
- a CDS encoding phospholipase C, with the protein MHAIPTRKRWIRYGAGVVGAASLAAFGGAPAAAAADGPQTATPIKHLVVIFQENVSFDHYFGTYPNAANTADDKVKFTAKPGTPKVDGLTDELLQHNPNKANPKRLGPAQAVTCDQDHEYKDEQLAFDGGKMDKFVEHTDVDTCKAPMYSSPGLVMDYYDGNTVTALWNYAQRFAMSDNSFGTTYGPSTPGALNLVSGQTHGGYAVDPTGKKVTDPKVVASADAGGIGTVIEDPDPGFDDCANNQNHLVMTGRNIGDLLTEKKVSWGWFQGGFRPTGTDAAGKAVCGTAHANIAGASRTDYNPHHEPFQYYQSTSNAKHVAPKTVDEIGHDGPANHQYDLTDFDASLKNGTLPAVSYLKAANYQDGHAGYSDPLDEQHFVVDTLNKLQQSKDWASTAVVIAYDDSDGWYDHKFVEPVNGSRDAANDGLGGAGQCGKDAGWGGYADRCGYGPRLPLLVLSPYARANFVDHALTDQTSILRFVEDNWKTGRIGDASFDEHAGSIEGMFDFKNAQAATLVLDPATGQPAGSSPTAQPTGSSASTPGAPATGSPATGAAAAPSTSAQSTAAGEDLAATGSNTLPIAATAAALLAIGGGALYAARRRRGRRA; encoded by the coding sequence ATGCACGCAATCCCCACCCGCAAGCGGTGGATCCGGTACGGCGCCGGCGTCGTCGGCGCGGCCTCGCTGGCCGCCTTCGGCGGTGCGCCGGCCGCCGCCGCGGCCGACGGCCCGCAGACCGCCACCCCGATCAAGCACCTGGTGGTGATATTCCAGGAGAACGTCTCCTTCGACCACTACTTCGGCACCTACCCGAACGCGGCCAACACCGCCGACGACAAGGTGAAGTTCACCGCCAAGCCGGGCACGCCGAAGGTGGACGGCCTCACCGACGAGCTGCTCCAGCACAACCCGAACAAGGCCAACCCGAAGCGCCTCGGCCCGGCGCAGGCCGTCACCTGCGACCAGGACCACGAGTACAAGGACGAACAGCTCGCCTTCGACGGCGGGAAGATGGACAAGTTCGTCGAGCACACCGACGTCGACACCTGCAAGGCGCCGATGTACTCGTCGCCCGGCCTCGTGATGGACTACTACGACGGCAACACCGTGACGGCGCTGTGGAACTACGCGCAGCGGTTCGCGATGAGCGACAACTCCTTCGGCACCACGTACGGCCCGTCCACCCCGGGCGCGCTCAACCTGGTCTCCGGTCAGACCCACGGCGGCTACGCGGTCGACCCGACCGGCAAGAAGGTCACCGACCCCAAGGTGGTCGCCTCCGCCGACGCGGGCGGCATCGGCACCGTCATCGAGGACCCGGACCCGGGCTTCGACGACTGCGCCAACAACCAGAACCACCTGGTGATGACCGGCAGGAACATCGGCGACCTGCTGACCGAGAAGAAGGTCAGCTGGGGCTGGTTCCAGGGCGGCTTCCGGCCGACCGGCACCGACGCCGCCGGGAAGGCGGTCTGCGGCACGGCCCACGCCAACATCGCCGGCGCCTCGCGCACCGACTACAACCCGCACCACGAGCCGTTCCAGTACTACCAGTCCACCTCCAACGCCAAGCACGTGGCGCCGAAGACCGTGGACGAGATCGGGCACGACGGCCCGGCCAACCACCAGTACGACCTGACCGACTTCGACGCCTCCCTCAAGAACGGCACCCTCCCGGCGGTCAGCTACCTCAAGGCCGCCAACTACCAGGACGGCCACGCCGGTTACTCCGACCCGCTGGACGAGCAGCACTTCGTCGTCGACACCCTGAACAAGCTGCAGCAGTCCAAGGACTGGGCCTCCACCGCGGTCGTCATCGCCTACGACGACTCCGACGGCTGGTACGACCACAAGTTCGTCGAGCCCGTCAACGGCTCGCGGGACGCCGCCAACGACGGCCTGGGCGGCGCCGGCCAGTGCGGCAAGGACGCCGGCTGGGGCGGCTACGCCGACCGCTGCGGCTACGGTCCGCGACTGCCGCTGCTGGTGCTGTCGCCGTACGCCAGGGCCAACTTCGTGGACCACGCGCTGACCGACCAGACCTCGATCCTGCGGTTCGTCGAGGACAACTGGAAGACCGGCCGGATCGGCGACGCCTCCTTCGACGAGCACGCCGGCTCGATCGAGGGCATGTTCGACTTCAAGAACGCGCAGGCCGCCACCCTCGTCCTCGACCCTGCCACCGGCCAGCCCGCCGGCTCCTCGCCGACAGCGCAGCCGACCGGCAGCTCCGCCTCCACCCCCGGCGCCCCCGCCACCGGTTCCCCCGCCACCGGGGCCGCCGCCGCCCCGAGCACGTCCGCCCAGAGCACCGCGGCCGGTGAGGACCTGGCCGCCACCGGCTCCAACACCCTGCCGATCGCAGCCACCGCCGCGGCGCTCCTGGCGATCGGCGGCGGCGCACTGTACGCCGCCCGCCGCCGGCGCGGCCGCCGCGCCTGA